One Paraburkholderia flagellata genomic window carries:
- a CDS encoding ExbD/TolR family protein — protein sequence MTDDRDLDDEAMPAADINMTPLIDVMLVLLVIFMVTLPVLHHAAKLALPRASSQREDLAAPHVDIVVDALGHMSWNAQPVQEASLSARLAAAARLTPQPEIRLSADRATPYGRVAKLLSAASAAGLAKVGFVTEPDAPRHD from the coding sequence ATGACCGACGATCGCGATCTGGACGACGAAGCGATGCCGGCAGCCGACATCAACATGACGCCGCTAATCGACGTGATGCTCGTGCTGCTCGTCATCTTCATGGTGACGTTGCCCGTTCTGCACCATGCCGCGAAGCTGGCGTTGCCGCGCGCGAGCAGTCAGCGCGAGGACCTGGCCGCACCGCACGTCGATATCGTCGTCGATGCGCTCGGCCACATGAGCTGGAACGCGCAGCCTGTTCAGGAGGCCAGCTTATCTGCGCGGCTGGCCGCCGCCGCGCGGCTTACGCCGCAGCCCGAAATCCGTCTCTCGGCCGATCGCGCGACGCCGTACGGGCGTGTGGCGAAGCTGCTCTCGGCCGCGAGTGCCGCGGGACTGGCAAAGGTCGGTTTCGTGACCGAGCCGGATGCGCCGCGACACGACTGA
- a CDS encoding energy transducer TonB — MTSVVARIDRGEGPVFGHFAFGRRAAIAGVVAGVLALHAALIAVARWEAPASHAMQVRMKIVDAVLIAPIPLVSHKSEEPARRPSPSRSVHQAVRNVPEPPVRTRPAARVHAQDLTPMTPPPAVLPDTHAAYETATPTQRIAEAQPQPAPAAQAPATNTPRRIAHLDCALTKPDYPAQSLRRAEAGTAIIELDTAADGHVAAARVATTSGFARLDEAARDAALTSRCQPYVEDGKPAPARADVPFTFTLSE, encoded by the coding sequence ATGACGTCGGTCGTTGCGCGCATCGATCGTGGCGAGGGTCCGGTGTTCGGTCACTTCGCGTTTGGGCGGCGCGCCGCGATCGCCGGTGTGGTCGCCGGTGTGCTTGCGCTGCATGCCGCGCTGATTGCCGTGGCGCGGTGGGAGGCGCCGGCGTCGCACGCCATGCAGGTACGCATGAAGATCGTAGATGCTGTGCTGATAGCGCCGATCCCACTGGTCTCGCACAAGAGCGAAGAACCTGCGCGAAGGCCGTCGCCGAGTCGGTCTGTTCACCAAGCCGTCCGAAATGTGCCCGAGCCGCCGGTTCGAACGCGTCCAGCGGCCCGCGTGCATGCGCAAGACCTCACACCCATGACGCCGCCGCCAGCGGTACTACCGGACACACACGCTGCGTACGAAACCGCGACGCCAACGCAACGGATAGCAGAAGCGCAACCGCAACCCGCGCCCGCCGCACAGGCGCCCGCCACCAACACGCCACGCCGCATTGCCCATCTGGATTGCGCGCTCACGAAGCCCGACTATCCCGCGCAGTCCTTGCGCCGCGCCGAGGCGGGCACGGCCATCATCGAACTCGATACCGCGGCGGACGGCCATGTGGCCGCCGCGCGCGTGGCGACGACCAGCGGCTTCGCGCGGCTCGACGAAGCGGCGCGCGACGCGGCGCTCACGAGCCGCTGCCAGCCGTATGTGGAGGACGGCAAGCCGGCGCCGGCACGCGCCGACGTGCCGTTCACTTTCACCCTCAGCGAATGA
- a CDS encoding MotA/TolQ/ExbB proton channel family protein, whose amino-acid sequence MPTYGITHLWAQGDPMTRFVAALLVAMSVVSWSVIVLKAFEFARLRRHAGSAQRRFWEASAADDGIDALGRPGTPFFELASAGQRALAHHEASGAGHRGRVDLSEWLLRSLRASVGDSSTRLQRGLGLLASIGSTAPFVGLLGTVWGIYHALLALGASGDASLEHVAGPVGEALVMTALGLCVAIPAVLGYHTLARVSREIVAQLNRFAYGLHAFLLTGSAPVQAATLKERV is encoded by the coding sequence ATGCCAACCTATGGAATCACGCACCTGTGGGCCCAGGGCGACCCGATGACGCGCTTCGTTGCGGCGCTGCTCGTAGCGATGTCGGTCGTGTCGTGGTCGGTGATCGTATTGAAGGCGTTCGAGTTCGCGCGTCTGCGCCGCCATGCAGGCTCTGCGCAAAGACGCTTCTGGGAAGCCAGCGCGGCTGACGATGGCATCGACGCCTTGGGCCGCCCCGGCACGCCGTTCTTCGAGTTGGCCAGCGCGGGCCAGCGCGCGCTCGCGCACCACGAGGCGAGTGGCGCTGGGCACCGGGGACGAGTCGATTTGAGCGAGTGGCTGCTGCGCAGCCTCAGGGCATCGGTGGGCGACAGTTCGACGCGTCTGCAGCGCGGTCTCGGGCTGCTTGCCTCGATCGGCAGCACGGCTCCGTTCGTCGGTCTGCTCGGCACCGTCTGGGGAATCTACCATGCGCTACTGGCACTCGGCGCGAGTGGGGACGCGAGTCTCGAACATGTTGCAGGCCCCGTTGGCGAGGCGCTCGTCATGACGGCGCTCGGCCTGTGTGTAGCGATTCCCGCCGTGCTTGGCTATCACACGCTCGCGCGTGTCTCGCGCGAAATCGTCGCGCAGCTCAACCGCTTCGCATACGGACTGCACGCGTTCCTGCTCACGGGTAGCGCACCAGTGCAGGCGGCAACGCTGAAGGAGCGGGTATGA